Proteins from one Cervus canadensis isolate Bull #8, Minnesota chromosome 25, ASM1932006v1, whole genome shotgun sequence genomic window:
- the CERS5 gene encoding ceramide synthase 5 isoform X1, with translation MATAAAGALGLLWGWLWSERFWLPQNVSWADFEGQGDDYGYPRARHILSVFPLAAGVFSVRLLFERFIAKPCALHVGIQDSGPYQAQPNAILEKVFMSITKYPDEKRLEGLSKQLDWDVRKIQCWFRHRRNQDKPPTLTKFCESMWRFTFYLCIFCYGIRFLWSSPWFWDTRQCWHSYPYQPLTSGLYYYYIMELAFYWSLMFSQFTDIKRKDFLIMFVHHLATIGLITFSYINNMVRVGTLVLCLHDVSDFLLEAAKLANYAKYQRLCDTLFVIFSAVFVVTRLGIYPFWILNTTLFESWEMIGPYPSWWLFNSLLLVLQVLHVIWSYLIARIAFKALIRGKVSKDDRSDVESSSEEEDITTSTKGPCGRSSSNGANRVNGHMGGSYWAEE, from the exons ATGGCGACAGCGGCGGCGGGAGCTCTGGGCCTGTTGTGGGGCTGGCTGTGGAGCGAGCGCTTCTGGCTGCCCCAGAACGTGAGCTGGGCCGACTTCGAGGGGCAGGGCGACGATTACGGCTACCCGCGGGCCCGGCACATCCTCTCGGTGTTCCCACTGGCGGCGGGAGTGTTCTCCGTGAGGCTGCTCTTCGAGCG GTTTATTGCCAAACCCTGTGCACTCCATGTTGGCATCCAGGACAGTGGTCCTTATCAGGCACAACCTAATGCTATCCTTGAAAAGGTGTTCATGTCTATTACCAAg TATCCTGATGAGAAAAGGCTGGAGGGCCTGTCAAAGCAACTAGACTGGGATGTCCGAAAAATCCAATGCTGGTTTCGCCATCGGAGGAATCAGGACAAGCCCCCAACGCTCACTAAATTTTGTGAAAGCAT GTGGAGattcactttttatttatgtatattctgCTACGGAATTAGATTTCTCTGGTCG tcACCTTGGTTCTGGGACACCCGACAGTGTTGGCACAGTTACCCTTATCAG CCTCTCACAAGTGGGCTTTATTACTATTATATCATGGAATTGGCTTTCTATTGGTCTCTCATGTTTTCTCAGTTTACAGACATTAAAAGAAAG GACTTTCTGATCATGTTTGTGCATCACCTGGCCACCATTGGGCTTATTACCTTCTCCTACATCAACAACATGGTTCGAGTGGGAACGCTGGTCTTGTGTCTACATGATGTCTCAGACTTCTTGCTGGAG gCAGCCAAGCTAGCCAATTATGCCAAGTACCAGCGTCTCTGTGACACCCTTTTTGTGATCTTCAGTGCTGTTTTTGTGGTGACTCGCCTAGGAATCTATCCATTCTG GATCCTGAACACAACCCTCTTTGAGAGTTGGGAGATGATTGGGCCCTATCCTTCCTGGTGGCTTTTCAACAGCCTTCTCCTGGTCCTACAGGTTCTGCATGTCATCTGGTCCTACCTAATTGCACGAATTGCTTTCAAAGCCTTGATCCGAGGAAAG GTGTCTAAAGATGATCGCAGTGATGTGGAGAGCAGCTCAGAGGAAGAAGATATAACCACCAGCACAAAAGGCCCCTGTGGCCGCAGCTCCAGCAATGGTGCCAATCGGGTGAATGGTCACATGGGAGGCAGCTACTGGGCTGAAGAGTAA
- the CERS5 gene encoding ceramide synthase 5 isoform X2 — protein MGGEETRPRRGGGLRRAGYEKGPEGGGRRSGPAPGPPPRGFRWLWRQLKLWRRGPRGGRKMATAAAGALGLLWGWLWSERFWLPQNVSWADFEGQGDDYGYPRARHILSVFPLAAGVFSVRLLFERFIAKPCALHVGIQDSGPYQAQPNAILEKVFMSITKYPDEKRLEGLSKQLDWDVRKIQCWFRHRRNQDKPPTLTKFCESMWRFTFYLCIFCYGIRFLWSSPWFWDTRQCWHSYPYQPLTSGLYYYYIMELAFYWSLMFSQFTDIKRKDFLIMFVHHLATIGLITFSYINNMVRVGTLVLCLHDVSDFLLEAAKLANYAKYQRLCDTLFVIFSAVFVVTRLGIYPFWILNTTLFESWEMIGPYPSWWLFNSLLLVLQVLHVIWSYLIARIAFKALIRGKVTYPGRIRPRLCTLHSFLTSFLFSMPGGSWTVSSLACV, from the exons ATGGGCGGTGAAGAGACCAGGCCCCGCAGAGGAGGCGGGCTGAGACGTGCCGGGTATGAGAAGGGGCCGGAAGGGGGTGGCCGCCGGTCCGGCCCCGCCCCGGGGCCGCCTCCCCGCGGGTTCCGTTGGCTGTGGCGGCAGCTGAAGCTGTGGCGGCGGGGGCCGCGGGGCGGGCGTAAGATGGCGACAGCGGCGGCGGGAGCTCTGGGCCTGTTGTGGGGCTGGCTGTGGAGCGAGCGCTTCTGGCTGCCCCAGAACGTGAGCTGGGCCGACTTCGAGGGGCAGGGCGACGATTACGGCTACCCGCGGGCCCGGCACATCCTCTCGGTGTTCCCACTGGCGGCGGGAGTGTTCTCCGTGAGGCTGCTCTTCGAGCG GTTTATTGCCAAACCCTGTGCACTCCATGTTGGCATCCAGGACAGTGGTCCTTATCAGGCACAACCTAATGCTATCCTTGAAAAGGTGTTCATGTCTATTACCAAg TATCCTGATGAGAAAAGGCTGGAGGGCCTGTCAAAGCAACTAGACTGGGATGTCCGAAAAATCCAATGCTGGTTTCGCCATCGGAGGAATCAGGACAAGCCCCCAACGCTCACTAAATTTTGTGAAAGCAT GTGGAGattcactttttatttatgtatattctgCTACGGAATTAGATTTCTCTGGTCG tcACCTTGGTTCTGGGACACCCGACAGTGTTGGCACAGTTACCCTTATCAG CCTCTCACAAGTGGGCTTTATTACTATTATATCATGGAATTGGCTTTCTATTGGTCTCTCATGTTTTCTCAGTTTACAGACATTAAAAGAAAG GACTTTCTGATCATGTTTGTGCATCACCTGGCCACCATTGGGCTTATTACCTTCTCCTACATCAACAACATGGTTCGAGTGGGAACGCTGGTCTTGTGTCTACATGATGTCTCAGACTTCTTGCTGGAG gCAGCCAAGCTAGCCAATTATGCCAAGTACCAGCGTCTCTGTGACACCCTTTTTGTGATCTTCAGTGCTGTTTTTGTGGTGACTCGCCTAGGAATCTATCCATTCTG GATCCTGAACACAACCCTCTTTGAGAGTTGGGAGATGATTGGGCCCTATCCTTCCTGGTGGCTTTTCAACAGCCTTCTCCTGGTCCTACAGGTTCTGCATGTCATCTGGTCCTACCTAATTGCACGAATTGCTTTCAAAGCCTTGATCCGAGGAAAG GTGACCTATCCAGGAAGGATTAGACCCAGACTCTGTACTCTCCACTCTTTTCTcacctccttccttttttctatgCCTGGTGGGAGCTGGACAGTTTCATCTCTTGCAT GTGTCTAA